The following coding sequences lie in one Metallumcola ferriviriculae genomic window:
- a CDS encoding branched-chain amino acid ABC transporter permease translates to MELFFQQVFNGVMLGSTYAMVALGLTLVFGILHVPNFAHGNLYMLGAYVTFFLITYVGFGFWVALLFSMILLGLTGMLVERLVFRPLEKQPDINMFISAIGLLLFLENFVIVFWGASGKRIENPYPDAVQFLGVTTSEQRLIVILAAIIFIVLLQLFIKKTVHGITIEAVAQDREGAQLMGINVNWVSSMTFGISSALAAAAASLVAPIFMITPTMGAFLVMKAFVIIILGGLGSMKGAIMGGYILGLIEALGGGYISAAYKDVFAFGALVLILAIKPTGLFGKESA, encoded by the coding sequence ATGGAACTTTTTTTTCAACAAGTATTCAATGGTGTCATGCTTGGAAGTACTTATGCTATGGTTGCTTTAGGGCTGACTTTGGTCTTCGGAATATTGCATGTACCGAACTTTGCCCACGGTAATTTATACATGCTAGGGGCCTATGTTACTTTTTTTCTCATAACTTATGTTGGCTTTGGATTTTGGGTGGCACTATTATTTTCCATGATTTTATTAGGGTTAACCGGGATGTTAGTGGAGCGTTTGGTTTTTCGACCTTTGGAAAAACAGCCGGATATTAATATGTTTATTTCGGCTATTGGCTTATTACTTTTTCTAGAAAACTTCGTGATAGTTTTTTGGGGGGCTAGTGGCAAGCGTATTGAAAATCCCTATCCAGATGCGGTTCAATTTTTAGGTGTCACCACAAGCGAGCAGCGCCTGATTGTTATTTTGGCAGCCATAATATTTATTGTTTTGTTGCAGCTCTTCATTAAGAAGACCGTTCATGGCATTACCATTGAAGCGGTAGCTCAGGACCGAGAAGGAGCACAATTGATGGGAATAAATGTAAATTGGGTATCTTCTATGACATTTGGCATTTCATCGGCTTTGGCAGCTGCAGCTGCATCCCTGGTGGCACCGATTTTTATGATAACACCCACTATGGGCGCATTCTTAGTAATGAAGGCATTTGTTATTATTATTTTGGGCGGATTGGGTAGCATGAAGGGTGCTATTATGGGCGGGTATATTCTTGGACTCATTGAAGCTCTCGGCGGCGGTTATATATCCGCGGCTTATAAGGATGTTTTTGCTTTCGGCGCATTGGTATTAATCTTAGCAATTAAGCCAACAGGCTTGTTTGGAAAGGAGTC